Sequence from the Helianthus annuus cultivar XRQ/B chromosome 13, HanXRQr2.0-SUNRISE, whole genome shotgun sequence genome:
TAATATTTTACTTTGTTGGATAATCagcagaaaaaaaaagaaaagaaatattttagtaaaaatattaaatatacaagAGATAAGCTGGATATCATGATTTAATTATTTCATTGGAGTGTAAAACGGGATAGTGGGATCCTTTATTAGAAATAGGATTCTAaatataccatgtataaaaaatatatatgttctacATGTATTGAATAAATCCTTTTAACGAAACAattgattaaaataaatatttttattttaatatgtgattatcagttatccttgtccttatcatcaaaatataaaaacaattaaaactaccaattaaataaaatctttatctttataaatatttaacgccccgcttgcggtatgctcatataatgtatatatgtgtgggcgctcgggaggcaaaagtgaaagtgcactaattttaacgttattttactaatttcatgaaaataacgttaaaagagggggatggttaatcatgcatcatgtggtggcgttgatagcccaAAGACAAGGAGGTACATGCATTAATCGGcgtttgtctcaattgctgagtgttatgtgccttatgtccaaggcttgatgcaaaactacaatcgagccgggggtctcattggaagcagcctctctattcctacagggtagaggtaaggctgtctacatctcaccctcctcagaccctaccttagctttgctattggtgggatatactgagtatgttgatgatgatgatgatctttataaatatttaaaacgctaatttttttttttagattttaataattaatatattattatcagttatgtttgtctttatcattaaaatctcttctacaaattttaaatttaatgttATCAATTATTGACTTTccataataaatatttagaaaaataattaagACTGCCTCATAGAACGCCATGTGTCCCTAATAtggtttttttattatatgtatagatattaAAATATTATTAATGGTTGGGTGTTTTTATGAAGGTGGGCCGTCTCCCTCTCTCTCCTTTTAGTaatatattgatttttttttattaaagtggGTAGTCCCCccacacccttgggtagtcccAAGGGGATGCTCCTCCACCGAATCTTATGTGGCGCCTATGTGGCGGATAGTCTCTTTGGAGACTATCCTCCTCATACCCAATGGTCTTATGAATGGCGATTTCTGCATAAAGTTCTTACACATGCCATTCAAAATGGCGATTTCTGAACCACTCTCCATTCAAAATGGCGACTTCTAATAAATGTTCTTACATGTTTCCATTGTCAATGGCGATTTCTACATATGTTGCCAAACCAAATGGCGACTTTTGCTAAAGTCTTACAAGATTCCATTATCTCTGCAAATATTTCCAATCCAAATGGCGATTTTTATAAATtccaaaaccatttgcaagttcaTCCGTATTGTGTGTCGTTCTCTCTTATTTATTAACGGGGACCATTGATTGTATCAAATTTCCAACCATTCCATTATCTCTGCAAATATTTCCAATCCAGTGGTTTTGTATTTTATTCATATTCTCTTCCATTCATGAATGATGACTGATGACAAGTTATTGACATAAATTTCCTACCATTCTTtgttatttacatgtatatataaCCCATTCAAAAAACTAAAGTCCAAAGACCTGACAAAGCCTACTTCTCAAGAAAAATCGCCATTCAAAATGGAGAAAGCATTACTTGTGAAATTGTTTTGAGCATGGCATTATTTGTGAAAAGTTTTTCCCAAACAGCAGCATTTCTGCAAAAAACTCCAAATATTAACCATGCACTAGTTGGCAGTTATAATATATAGTGACTATCATCCATTCTAAATCATTGGAAATTACCCTCCTAACCATAGCCCCCACTGGTTGGCAACAAAAGTGTGTGTGTGTCTGTCAGTGCTTTAGCTATTGAAGTTGTATTCTTACGTCTGGCTATACGCAGAAGGATCCCTTTGCTCAACCTCCCGAAAAGAAGCAACGCTCACCTCAACATCGTTAACAAGGTAGATGATGATGTTAAGAGGTGAATTCAGACCTACCAGTTGGATGTTTTTGTTTGTTTCGATTTGTAATTTGCAAATGTGTGTTTCCAGAAACCCAACTCTTTAATTGAATAAATTTTGATCAGCCAACTTTAATGGTAGGCATTTACACATCTTTTGTTTTCATAAGTGATTTAGTCCATTTCATAAcctgtataataataataatattaatatgtaAACATTAGAACATCTCCAACAAATGTCTGTCTTGTAAACTCTATTTCATATACCACAGTCGAGTGTTCTATACCTTAAACTTCAGTAACgtcgaggattttgtggttttaaataaaacaaaatcatCAATTAAaccagcccccccccccccccccccaaaaaaaaaaaaaaaaaaaaaaaaaaaaaaaaaaaaaaaaaccttctctctTCAAGTTTATTCTGTAAGGAGTATGTTGATGAGTAGATCGTTCCATGAGTCAATTGGCCCAGGCAAGCACCAATGCAAACAATCATTTTGAACTTTAGCACTCGGATCTTTCCCTTCAAAAGGATGGAACGCACGGTAGGGACCAGGGTGTCCATCCGGCCTCAACAAAGCCAAACGGGTCGTATCAAACAGTTTCAAAGTTGACCCGTTTGTATCCCCAACTGCTTTCTTAAATTCTTCCAGTTCCACATTTCTCATTATTGAATCAATATCTCTCAATTCAGTCTCCCCTTCTTCGAAAGGAACCGTCCTGTTACAATACCCTCCTGTGTTCCACTCACCGTTCTCGAAATGATCAGGTGTTGTCGTCTGGAACAAGGTGTAAACCTTGTGGTCTGACTTTGTGATGAAACCGAGAGTCGTCTGTAAAGCTCTACGGTACGCGTAATCAAACTCCAGCTCTGTTACATTTTCTATTTTACAGTTATGACACCCGACAATCGTGCTGTTCTCATAGTAGACCGCTGTTTTCAAGAACCATTTCCCAGCGGCGATCTCCACATAGTCAAACTTACCAAACTGGTTGACCCATTCGGAGTGGGGCTGGTCAAGATGGAGGCGGACTGCACCTGAAGCGTGGCCATCATAGTCTTCAAAAATTTTGGCTTCAGTTAGAAAAGGTGACCAGATGACCGAAAGTGTAAAGTTATGTGTATGAAAGAACCATCTTTTGCTTCTGTATTCTTTGTCATGATACACCTCAACCGGTCGTTCGACCTGAGAAAGAATGCATAGCAATGACTGCACATGATTGCGTGAGATTGAATCACCGATGAACGCCATGGATTTGTTCCTCATGAAAGTCAGAAATGTTTTGGGGTCGAATTTGGGTAAGTTGCAGTCTCGGGGTGTCCACCTCCAGTATATGTAATCCGAATCAGGGCGCCCGTTCTTCATGCAGTTCTGATGATGCTCTATTGTGTCACAGGTGGTGTTGGTGTATGGTGGGCCTGTGGGATCCCTAACCCATTCTCCGGTGAATATGTCGCAGCTCCCCGGTGAACCTAACcaacaaaacaaaacatgttaaGAATGTTTTTGGAAACATGGATGGGGACAGCTGAACCCATCTGGTCTTTGTTTTGAGGATTGTTAAGCCTGAACCGGGCAGGCATGGTCCCTCAGGTGTTGTACAGGTGAGTTGTGACTCTGCTACTCGTTCGAACCATTTTAATGAATAGTGAGTGGTAATTCCAGTAGTGAGATTGTGCCATGTGGCATTTTGGTTTTTTTAGTTTCAATTTAACACCTATACTATAaatcagtggcggatcttgcccgttgaacatgccagggccgaaagacacggtCATTAATAAAAGCCCGGACAAGCCtgggccaaacatagtatatataaaaaatttcgatcgaaatgcggaaaattagcactacgccCGAAAAACTTGCCCGGGCCATGGCCCTGCCACGGCTCTTCTAAGAACCGCCCCTGCTATAAATAATATATGTTTTAAACCCATTTTGTTTTTTTAAGTTGTCTTTTCCTCTATAACTTTCTTTAGTTTTTTAAGGAAAACTCAATAAGTCTTTGTGTTTGATATTTTTTTCGTCGATAAATATCATTGGAAAAAGAGTTGTATTCGATACCGAGTGCTGTTGTTGGTACAGTTATTCGAGAAAGATTTTGTGTAAAAGTGAGTCCTACATGGGTCTCAAGGTGCGGATTCCCCTCTAGCTTTTATAGAATTGAAATTTCGATGAAAACAATGTTTGGTTGGATTGAAATATCTATCAAGAAAGAAGTT
This genomic interval carries:
- the LOC110864503 gene encoding protein trichome birefringence-like 26, which gives rise to MGVEMGKQKKIFVKIVACLILMGVAYRLYLSIIIPSSSSPQFIAHYSPPAPLPQLPTPPHPHPHTTSSPGSCDIFTGEWVRDPTGPPYTNTTCDTIEHHQNCMKNGRPDSDYIYWRWTPRDCNLPKFDPKTFLTFMRNKSMAFIGDSISRNHVQSLLCILSQVERPVEVYHDKEYRSKRWFFHTHNFTLSVIWSPFLTEAKIFEDYDGHASGAVRLHLDQPHSEWVNQFGKFDYVEIAAGKWFLKTAVYYENSTIVGCHNCKIENVTELEFDYAYRRALQTTLGFITKSDHKVYTLFQTTTPDHFENGEWNTGGYCNRTVPFEEGETELRDIDSIMRNVELEEFKKAVGDTNGSTLKLFDTTRLALLRPDGHPGPYRAFHPFEGKDPSAKVQNDCLHWCLPGPIDSWNDLLINILLTE